In Nicotiana tabacum cultivar K326 chromosome 21, ASM71507v2, whole genome shotgun sequence, one DNA window encodes the following:
- the LOC107826312 gene encoding heavy metal-associated isoprenylated plant protein 21-like: protein MGVLDHIINFFTITTNTTHKKKSMQTVEIKVKMDCDGCERRVKNSVKYMKGVKTVEVNRKQSKVTVNGYVDPNRVLNRIKSTGKRAEFWPYVPYNVVYYPHAPQAYDKRAPAGMVKNVPQAQLPPNATEEEKFAYLFSDDNPSACSIM, encoded by the exons ATGGGTGTATTGGACCATATAATAAACTTTTTTACAATCACAACCAACACAACCCACAAGAAGAAATCAATGCAG ACGGttgaaataaaagtgaaaatgGACTGTGATGGATGTGAAAGAAGAGTCAAGAATTCTGTTAAGTATATGAAAG GTGTAAAAACAGTGGAAGTGAACAGAAAGCAAAGCAAAGTGACAGTTAATGGTTATGTTGATCCAAACAGAGTATTGAACAGAATAAAGAGTACAGGAAAAAGAGCAGAATTTTGGCCATATGTACCTTATAATGTGGTATATTATCCTCATGCACCTCAGGCCTATGATAAAAGAGCACCTGCTGGTATGGTTAAAAATGTACCACAAGCACAACTTCCCCCTAATGCTACTGAAGAAGAAAAATTTGCTTACCTCTTCAGTGATGACAATCCAAGTGCTTGTTCCATTATGTGA